In the Helianthus annuus cultivar XRQ/B chromosome 11, HanXRQr2.0-SUNRISE, whole genome shotgun sequence genome, one interval contains:
- the LOC110906994 gene encoding uncharacterized protein LOC110906994, whose product MNDANTTISNANEIMEKEIEDLKADIENKSKQIEMLYTVIEGRLGISVHAIYDDIEIRRAEARRMERQRLDEQVAAEAPKDKGKGLQSIMKKFLDHRVNKSNNQMLNKEDNARRIEVERRQLKAKEAKKDKINEIVYEKNDDENEEDDDMKDIDDFHESDDDKGNDDDQGGNDGAIVVRSTTDQQNLDFLDDAQNEEVEDVHPQREPSGTKHSYARKVLYLQHDVEEGELVENWTRVSMKEALELNEEDKFRFNFEKDIEDNGPDGEYVFERVDEADNFNDMVIEDGSDSDNDVPMHYAGQDADFPTFTELFRSHNEEDLNRKVVEKLNEEGIPKKLSKEELQEEKKKWFRPMPEERKFKRPLKFFKSYLDESLRDILSWGYLDDLKEYTIKHEFEVQYFEYVKDLKMLPWWDVEELVKMKNIQQLEWSPEVRYYESKLWYYIRGQARDKFPEWKPRYPKQTIKIDPVTGEKDITLHVKRPGCLKSMPLKEMEQDFYKDFKG is encoded by the exons ATGAATGATGCCAATACGACAATAAGTAATGCAAATGAGATCATGGAGAAAGAGATAGAAGATCTGAAAGCAGACATAGAGAACAAGTCTAAGCAGATAGAGATGTTATATACTGTGATCGAAGGCAGACTTGGTATCAGTGTTCATGCAATTTATGATGATATTGAAATCCGAAGAGCTGAGGCTCGGAGGATGGAACGACAAAGACTTGATGAACAAGTAGCTGCTGAAGCTCCAAAAGATAAAGGAAAGGGATTGCAGTCGATAATGAAGAAGTTCTTGGATCATCGAGTCAACAAGAGCAACAACCAGATGTTGAA CAAAGAAGATAATGCAAGGAGAATTGAGGTTGAAAGACGTCAACTGAAAGCGAAGGAAGCAAAGAAAGATAAGATTAATGAGATAGTTTACGAAAAGAATGATGACGAaaatgaagaggatgatgatatGAAAGACATTGATGATTTTcatgaaagtgatgatgataaAGGTAATGATGATGATCAGGGTGGTAACGATGGTGCAATAGTTGTCAGATCTACCACTGATCAGCAGAATCTAGATTTTCTAGATGATGCTCAGAATGAAGAAGTTGAGGATGTTCATCCTCAGAGGGAGCCGTCAGGTACCAAACATTCATATGCTCGTAAAGTTCTATACTTGCAACATGATGTGGAAGAAGGTGAACTAGTTGAGAACTGGACGAGGGTGTCAATGAAAGAAGCTCTCGAATTGAATGAAGAAGACAAGTTCAGGTTCAACTTCGAGAAAGATATTGAAGACAATGGTCCTGATGGTGAATATGTGTTTGAAAGGGTTGATGAAGCTGACAATTTCAACGACATGGTAATTGAAGATGGTTCTGATTCTGATAATGATGTTCCAATGCATTATGCTGGTCAAGATGCAGATTTTCCCACGTTCACTGAGTTGTTCAGATCGCACAATGAAGAGGATCTTAATAGGAAAGTTGTTGAAAAGCTGAATGAAGAAGGTATTCCCAAAAAGTTGTCAAAGGAAGAACTCCAGGAGGAGAAAAAGAAATGGTTCAGACCAATGCCTGAAGAACGAAAATTCAAAAGACCATTGAAGTTCTTCAAAAGCTATCTAGATGAATCTCTTAGAGATATCTTATCGTGGGGATACTTAGATGATCTAAAGGAATACACGATTAAGCATGAATTCGAAGTGCAATACTTCGAATATGTCAAAGACTTGAAGATGTTGCCTTGGTGGGACGTTGAAGAGCTGGTTAAAATGAAGAATATTCAGCAACTTGAATGGAGTCCAGAGGTTAGGTACTATGAATCAAAGCTATGGTACTACATTCGAGGGCAAGCACGTGATAAATTCCCTGAATGGAAACCACGGTATCCAAAGCAAACTATAAAGATTGATCCTGTCACTGGAGAGAAAGATATCACCCTGCATGTGAAGCGACCAGGATGTTTAAAGAGTATGCCACTGAAGGAAATGGAGCAGGATTTCTACAAAGACTTCAAGGGTTAG